A stretch of the Alnus glutinosa chromosome 6, dhAlnGlut1.1, whole genome shotgun sequence genome encodes the following:
- the LOC133870389 gene encoding uncharacterized protein LOC133870389 isoform X1, translated as MENSWQIKCGSSSTPSMAPSSSLEPRDQMNTGYHYYPHVGSDLRSTVLGRMEDPVFSNSLNFSIHRPGCADLGNSFLALLSGPPSLLQCDFQELSYPKASGSCGKLPSSGTGVTANAFGSDIPLISSGLLSENLSNQNPRNGADFCPVVSSRAMLSSNCSGNSILHDLQGSDLAKAVISHIVPGSEKVKGPYLSGGWHSTTPVNTGKLNSMNVQSSQKMPLEANSSISKQSSTLMSGCPRVFCLDTTGYLLLSNTGLLGIVCLCHCFHMSVSKFCEHSGLCDVNPGDVVHMDSGETIAQWRKLYFQKFRIRVPEDQSEWDWPEGLSVTAGFVKSRVTNPNLCKSSDLSHRVGSSGGLVRSRQPLDRVHFPKNPHTDQKSLVDALQNEKQRNFQDVDNLLLKSSVGTSWRNLHAAVDNQMMECPVSRCSTMQKLVGTVVDNGRQSISAYIDGIMKNGNPSTSNSTLQNVKDLSKDSDVSKTKNAKDSAIVGRDAASSNIELRLGQPYQPSRTSGNSILPVIGPQLFDKLGNPPKSCFPWQMIHNAANYREEDYRQYHHCAADPLNSSLEREPSRLNFGNHAFGVSHAMDAARVENFKCNVAKSSVVSPLMDFNNPANSVHSKAKDNMVNGSEHMMHKALHRSSHAADCDPFSVCWNGGNCLERQLNNSDLDSLRLTDKGKGVGCVADASYGATDTGFGNHKQVPNSVLGGNSESAVIDKSRHLHQLSSVPSNASDARNLFSYVEKDPCLGSSGQGDHVLRSNLPLQGVSRGVPLVTSTSNLENTRALLKQEGTCLSPYLLDENLRLLALRQIMELSKQQHALSSIINQERGKYSSSSNVHHSIVDPSTSQEQRHGPDFTSKQDVSEATMNLLQSAPFRGSDDIKKVPSVTGLYDCCNISTFTPGIPFHPEGISLPSERSDDPIQNEQPSLRFCRSDNNVSRPSEHEICCQRVPYTYYQGKCSCEARTNCLGRNVDPKVGSSPNAFKEQMGTGSGEASMILTSRFAKDPFLLRDTSIALDQSGKLNGKLNKNIVCHASQWRDVPTKVKGVCDATVVARLANVFDRREHDGCQLGDASAKYFNEAMQIADSLKDQENSNVSSGCSGPAVTQASIEVNNIDFSTIDAGDTGDVSNHIVDEGSGIDKCWSSDDALGSERSAEFLGSSWNIKLRKEGSSHIVNNQSRSLLDELKLIDSLTWKKSRNQIHGGHPIHTGLAIGGKSNSSQKTESGLKMGKRKKAIKLKMLSASFLSAGPSLLPYENPTCVATAELPTRSSKDGHTSGACLIQPKSRSRLSSAKTSSRKRGAREDDYQTELNYDTDFGKNPEVSARKKLRKDFASDASRQFRIQEPTHEEAEKTEKYNSVGCIDTSSSPQVNVCFWKARPVVSGKYGEISCGKDVSKPAKIVPLSRILKTARRCTLPKSCKPRLTSMRELKKTNSTLIDLSCAKLTGLKNEEDNGSHNVAVCDKMNRDSSMEETYKAWCSDKQFAKKLSILEKERDDKSEKDRSILDSNIHAQLKLKCKEIRKRSIYELTIKGKKSISNTIPFTKIPDCTPEMKVPKFLKNAEDSNHDLRTVCSNKSIQEHRCLSISNSDAFCCVCGSSNQDDINCLLECGRCLIRVHQACYGVSKVPKGRWFCRPCRTSSKDIVCVLCGYGGGAMTRALRSRTVVKGILKAWNVDTDCRNKKMISSAESLQKEPSVLHSSGSVLEGNSFCLVQPVNIKSSAIEVRKMDVERQLDVQKDSLCCVSNLKAHNSITAGLLDSTVKQWVHMVCGLWTPKTRCPNVDTMTAFDVSGASHPRSNAVCSMCNRPGGSCIECRIVGCHIQFHPWCAHQKGLLQSEIEGVANENVGFYGRCVLHATYATSESYCDPINSEIGCQGEKELTCARTEGYKGRKQDDHQCDLYGKSKGKGGCLVPQEQLNAWIHINGQKPCTPGLPKLAISDIEYDCRKEYARYKQAKGWKHLVVYKSGIHALGLYTSRFISRGEMVVEYIGEIVGLRVADKRENEYQSGRKLQYKSACYFFRIDKEHIIDATRKGGIARFVNHSCLPNCVAKVISVRTEKKVVFFAERDIFPGEEITYDYHFNHEDEGKKIPCFCNSKNCRRYLN; from the exons ATGGAAAACTCGTGGCAGATCAAATGTGGTTCATCATCGACGCCGTCCATGGCTCCGTCGTCCTCGCTTGAGCCTCGGGATCAG ATGAACACTGGCTACCATTATTATCCGCATGTTGGATCAGATTTAAGATCAACGGTCCTTGGAAGGATGGAAGATCCTGTTTTCTCCAACAGTTTGAATTTTAGTATCCATAGGCCTGGTTGTGCAGATCTAGGGAATTCGTTTCTGGCTCTCCTATCAGGGCCACCATCGCTATTGCAGTGTGATTTTCAGGAATTATCATATCCAAAAGCGTCTGGTTCCTGTGGTAAACTTCCTTCTAGTGGTACCGGTGTTACTGCAAATGCCTTTGGAAGTGATATTCCACTGATATCCAGTGGCCTACTATCAGAAAATCTAAGCAACCAAAATCCGCGAAATGGGGCAGATTTTTGTCCGGTGGTTTCATCCAGGGCAATGTTGAGTTCCAATTGTAGTGGCAATTCTATTTTGCATGATCTTCAGGGATCGGACTTGGCTAAGGCAGTTATCAGTCACATAGTTCCTGGTAGTGAGAAAGTGAAGGGTCCTTATTTGAGTGGGGGATGGCATAGTACAACCCCTGTAAATACTGGGAAGCTCAACAGCATGAATGTTCAAAGCTCACAGAAAATGCCTTTAGAAGCAAACTCTTCCATATCGAAGCAGTCATCTACTTTAATGAGTGGATGCCCTCGAGTGTTTTGCTTGGATACAA ctGGGTATCTGCTTCTCAGCAATACAGGACTTCTTGGTATTGTTTGCTTGTGCCATTGCTTCCACATGTCTGTCTCTAAATTTTGTGAG CATTCAGGATTATGTGATGTTAACCCTGGGGATGTTGTTCATATGGACAGTGGAGAGACCATTGCTCAGTGGCGTAAGCTgtacttccagaaatttagG ATTAGGGTTCCGGAAGACCAGAGTGAGTGGGACTGGCCTGAAGGATTATCAGTGACTGCTGGCTTTGTCAAATCTAGAGTGACCAATCCCAACTTGTGCAAAAGCTCTGACCTGTCTCATCGGGTTGGTTCATCTGGAGGTTTAGTAAGGTCTAGACAACCTTTAGACCGTGTTCACTTCCCAAAGAACCCTCATACAGACCAGAAGTCGCTTGTTGATGCTTTGCAAAATGAAAAACAGAGGAATTTTCAGGATGTTGACAACCTTCTTCTCAAGAGCTCTGTTGGCACTTCCTGGAGAAATTTGCATGCTGCAGTCGATAACCAGATGATGGAGTGCCCTGTATCTAGGTGCTCGACAATGCAAAAGCTTGTTGGTACAGTAGTGGACAATGGTCGTCAGTCCATTTCTGCTTACATCGATGGTATCATGAAGAATGGAAATCCATCCACCTCCAACTCTACTTTGCAGAATGTAAAAGACCTTAGTAAAGATTCTGATgttagcaaaacaaaaaatgcaaaagatAGTGCAATTGTGGGCAGGGATGCTGCTTCTTCAAACATTGAGTTGAGGCTTGGGCAGCCATATCAGCCTAGTCGTACTTCAGGAAACTCAATTCTACCTGTCATAGGACCACAGCTATTTGACAAACTTGGAAATCCACCGAAGTCATGCTTCCCATGGCAGATGATTCATAATG CAGCCAACTACAGGGAAGAGGATTATAGGCAATATCATCACTGTGCTGCTGACCCCTTAAATTCGAGCCTAGAAAGAGAACCAAGCCGGTTGAACTTTGGGAACCATGCATTTGGAGTCAGTCATGCTATGGATGCTGCTAGAGTAGAAAATTTCAAATGCAATGTGGCCAAGAGTTCTGTGGTTTCGCCACTTATGGACTTTAATAATCCAGCTAACAGTGTACACTCTAAAGCTAAAGATAATATGGTAAATGGCAGCGAGCATATGATGCACAAGGCACTACATCGTTCATCTCATGCTGCTGATTGTGATCCATTCAGTGTCTGCTGGAATGGTGGTAATTGTTTAGAGAGGCAATTGAATAATTCTGATTTGGACTCCCTTAGACTTACGGACAAGGGTAAGGGGGTGGGATGTGTTGCTGATGCGTCCTATGGTGCAACAGATACAGGATTTGGAAATCATAAGCAGGTGCCAAATTCAGTTTTAGGTGGAAACAGTGAGTCAGCTGTAATTGATAAGAGCCGTCATTTACATCAGTTGTCTAGTGTACCGTCAAATGCATCTGATGCCAGAAACTTATTTAGCTATGTTGAGAAGGATCCTTGTCTTGGAAGTAGCGGACAAGGTGATCATGTTCTTAGATCAAATTTGCCATTGCAAGGAGTCTCAAGGGGCGTTCCTTTGGTAACTTCAACATCTAATCTGGAAAATACTCGAGCTTTGTTGAAACAGGAGGGCACTTGTCTAAGCCCTTATTTACTTGATGAGAATCTGAGATTGCTTGCATTGAGGCAAATAATGGAGTTATCCAAGCAACAGCATGCATTATCTTCTATAATAAACCAAGAGCGAGGCAAATACAGTAGCTCTTCTAATGTACATCATTCTATTGTTGACCCTTCAACTTCTCAAGAGCAAAGGCATGGGCCTGATTTTACTAGTAAACAAGATGTTTCTGAAGCCACCATGAATTTGCTCCAATCTGCTCCTTTCAGGGGAAGTGATGATATTAAAAAAGTGCCTTCTGTGACAG GTCTGTACGACTGTTGCAACATCTCAACATTTACACCAGGAATTCCATTTCATCCAGAAGGTATTAGTCTGCCATCTGAACGTTCTGATGATCCTATTCAAAATGAGCAGCCTTCATTAAG ATTTTGCAGAAGCGATAACAATGTAAGCAGACCAAGTGAGCATGAAATATGCTGTCAGAGAGTTCCATATACATACTATCAGGGCAAGTGCAGCTGTGAAGCCCGCACAAATTGCTTGGGAAGAAATGTTGATCCAAAAGTTGGAAGCTCTCCCAATGCTTTCAAGGAACAGATGGGAACTGGCAGTGGTGAAGCCTCGATGATCTTGACTTCCAGATTTGCTAAAGATCCTTTTCTGCTAAGGGATACAAGTATTGCCTTAGATCAAAGTGGAAAGTTGAATGGGAAACTTAATAAGAACATTGTCTGTCATGCTTCTCAGTGGAGAGACGTGCCAACCAAGGTGAAAGGGGTTTGTGATGCTACAGTTGTAGCCCGGTTGGCTAATGTATTCGATCGAAGAGAACATGATGGCTGTCAACTTGGAGATGCTTCTGCTAAGTACTTCAATGAAGCGATGCAAATAGCCGACTCCttgaaagaccaagaaaatTCAAATGTTTCTTCGGGATGTTCTGGCCCTGCTGTTACTCAGGCATCCATTGAGGTTAACAATATAGACTTTTCTACCATTGATGCTGGGGATACTGGAGATGTAAGCAATCATATAGTCGATGAAGGATCAGGCATTGATAAATGCTGGTCATCAGATGATGCACTTGGAAGTGAAAGAAGTGCTGAGTTCCTTGGCTCTTCTTGGAACATTAAATTGAGAAAAGAAGGATCTTCCCATATTGTAAATAATCAATCTCGTAGTCTTCTTGATGAGCTTAAGCTCATAGATTCCTTGACATGGAAGAAAAGCCGAAATCAAATCCATGGTGGGCATCCAATCCATACTGGGCTTGCTATTGGTGGAAAAAGTAATTCATCACAAAAAACTGAGAGTGGCTTGAAAATGGGGAAGAGAAAGAAGGCAATAAAATTGAAGATGCTGAGCGCATCATTTCTCTCTGCTGGACCTTCTCTATTACCTTATGAAAATCCCACCTGTGTTGCCACTGCCGAGTTGCCCACCCGTTCATCCAAAGATGGCCATACTTCTGGTGCTTGTCTTATTCAACCTAAGTCTAGAAGTAGATTGTCTTCAGCCAAAACATCCTCTCGTAAAAGAGGAGCGAGGGAAGATGATTATCAGACAGAACTAAATTATGATACTGACTTTGGTAAAAACCCTGAAGTTTCAGCAAGAAAGAAGTTGAGAAAAGATTTTGCTTCTGATGCTTCCAGGCAGTTTCGGATACAAGAACCGACTCATGAAGAAGCTGAAAAAACTGAGAAGTATAATTCAGTAGGTTGTATAGACACATCTTCTAGTCCACAAGTTAATGTGTGTTTTTGGAAGGCAAGACCCGTAGTATCTGGAAAATATGGTGAAATATCTTGTGGAAAAGATGTGTCAAAGCCAGCAAAAATTGTTCCTCTCAGCAGGATTCTTAAAACTGCCAGAAGATGTACTCTCCCCAAAAGTTGCAAACCTAGATTGACTTCCATGAGGGAGTTGAAAAAGACAAACTCTACTTTAATTGATTTATCCTGTGCTAAATTAACTGGTttgaagaatgaagaagacAATGGAAGTCATAATGTTGCAGTTTGTGATAAAATGAATCGCGACTCTTCTATGGAAGAAACATACAAGGCATGGTGCAGTGATAAGCAATTTGCTAAAAAGTTGTCCATtttggagaaagagagagatgataAAAGTGAGAAAGATCGTAGTATTCTAGACAGCAATATTCATGCTCAGTTGAAGCTCAAGTGTAAGGAAATTCGCAAGCGCAGCATTTATGAGCTGACAATTAAAG GAAAGAAATCTATTTCCAACACTATTCCCTTTACGAAGATTCCAGATTGCACACCAGAAATGAAGGTGCCAAAATTTTTGAAGAATGCTGAAGATAGCAACCATGATTTACGCACAGTTTGTTCTAACAA ATCTATTCAAGAGCATAGGTGCCTGTCCATTTCAAATTCGGATGCATTCTGCTGTGTTTGTGGAAGCTCAAACCAAGATGATATTAATTGTTTATTGGAGTGTGGTCGATGTTTAATTCGA GTGCATCAGGCTTGCTATGGTGTTTCCAAAGTACCTAAAGGCCGTTGGTTTTGCAGACCGTGCAGGACAAGTTCAAAAGATATT GTTTGTGTACTATGTGGTTATGGAGGTGGGGCCATGACTCGTGCACTGCGAAGTCGCACAGTTGTGAAAGGCATTCTGAAAGCTTGGAATGTTGATACAGATTGCAGAAACAAGAAGATGATTTCTTCTGCTGAATCTTTACAGAAGGAACCTAGTGTGTTGCATTCCTCAGGTTCTGTACTTGAAGGGAATTCATTTTGTCTTGTACAACCTGTAAATATCAAGTCGTCAGCTATAGAAGTGAGGAAAATGGATGTGGAAAGACAATTGGATGTTCAGAAGGACTCCCTTTGTTGTGTTAGTAATTTAAAAGCACATAATAGCATTACAGCAGGACTACTTGATTCTACAGTTAAGCAGTGGGTTCATATGGTTTGTGGGCTTTGGACTCCTAAAACACGGTGCCCAAATGTTGACACCATGACTGCTTTTGATGTGTCTGGTGCTTCACATCCCAGATCTAATGCG GTTTGCTCTATGTGCAATCGACCAGGTGGCTCATGTATAGAGTGCAGGATTGTGGGTTGCCATATTCAATTTCATCCATGGTGTGCTCATCAAAAG GGTCTTTTGCAAAGTGAGATTGAAGGTGTTGCTAAtgaaaatgttggtttttatggAAGATGTGTTCTTCATGCCACATATGCCACTTCTGAGTCTTACTGTGATCCCATTAACAGTGAGATAGGTTGTCAGGGAGAAAAGGAGTTAACCTGTGCTAGGACAGAG GGTTACAAGGGTCGCAAGCAGGATGACCACCAATGTGATCTTTATGGTAAATCAAAAGGCAAGGGTGGATGCCTTGTTCCTCAGGAGCAGTTAAATGCTTGGATTCACATTAATGGGCAGAAGCCATGTACACCGGGGCTCCCAAAGCTGGCAATATCAGATATTGAGTATGATTG